In a single window of the Antedon mediterranea chromosome 1, ecAntMedi1.1, whole genome shotgun sequence genome:
- the LOC140039999 gene encoding protein ABHD13-like, whose translation MATRRLPPGPSVISSLLHLLCRLLKSIVWKVWQLCTSSTLILLLIYWAYGSFFILLLVFSALFGLFYNFQDSLLYFPQQPESSTMYVTPPSAVGIPYNNIYLKTKDGLSINAVLFKQAPVKCSRVPTILFFHGNAGNIGHRYINANALHSVCGCNVVLLEYRGYGRSDGTPSESGLYMDAQTALDYLHTRSDIDHTKIFVMGRSLGGAVAIHLASRVENQDRIRGLILENTFTNIPEMGAVVIGLELLKWLPLMFYKNKYLSLLKVFRIQVPTLFLSGSVDELVPPQMMHRLFQRCGSRMKKMARFERGTHNETWQCDGYFHTVGQFLSEVTRQDSMPLLSSAIYGAEEEDV comes from the exons ATGGCCACTCGTCGTTTGCCGCCAGGACCATCAGTAATCTCGTCTTTATTGCATTTACTGTGTAGACTTTTGAAAAGCATTGTGTGGAAAGTATGGCAGCTATGCACATCCAGTACACTAATACTTCTGCTCATTTATTGGGCTTACGGAAGTTTCTTCATTTTACTTTTGGTTTTTAGTGCTTTGTTTG gtttattttacaattttcaaGATAGTTTACTTTATTTTCCACAACAGCCAGAGTCATCAACAATGTACGTAACGCCCCCGAGTGCTGTCGGTATCccgtataataatatttatttaaaaacaaaagatgGTTTGAGCATTAATGCTGTCTTGTTCAAACAGGCACCTGTCAAATGTTCGAGAGTGccaactattttattttttcatggaAATGCTGGTAACATAGGACATAG ATATATAAATGCAAATGCCCTACATTCTGTGTGTGGGTGCAATGTAGTGTTGTTAGAATATAGAGGTTATGGAAGAAGTGACGGTACACCTAGTGAATCAG GTTTATATATGGATGCCCAGACTGCTTTAGACTACCTCCACACTCGATCAGACATAGATCATACCAAGATATTTGTAATGGGTCGTTCACTAGGTGGTGCTGTTGCAATCCATCTAGCATCGAGAGTTGAGAATCAGGACAGGATACGAGGACTCATTTTAGAAAATACATTTACAAATATACCAGAAATGGGAGCTGTAGTGATTGGGCTTGAACTCCTCAAATGGCTTccattaatgttttataaaaataag tATCTTTCTCTTTTAAAAGTCTTTAGAATACAGGTGCCTACACTATTCTTATCAGGGTCAGTAGATGAACTTGTTCCTCCACAGATGATGCACAGGTTATTTCAG agGTGTGGTTCAAGAATGAAAAAGATGGCACGTTTTGAACGAGGAACTCACAATGAAACTTGGCAATGTGACGGCTATTTCCACACTGTTGGTCAATTCTTGAGTGAA gTAACAAGACAGGATAGCATGCCCCTGTTAAGCAGTGCAATATATGGTGCAGAAGAAGAAGATGTATGA
- the LOC140040005 gene encoding MKRN2 opposite strand protein-like: MVSILKFNHCKPQGIFCFNIPPVCPVCKGNLSSLRSPPVAIPTPFINGVKRPCSVVVKPTVGSFLRDYKSGSNLHTGVTDSKGCVHNYDEEGIHTDTDSTTWEQSLAIPIVDLVDEVLKDIWDERLCNMISEPNWQIDRYHPDLHNCFDFVINFLNCVQFNNWKVKCNEPITKSQFSTEYIVPATSKAARYISLYRSIERYGPVIQQQLG; this comes from the exons atggTATCAATTTTGAAATTTAATCACTGCAAACCTCAAGGAATATTCTGTTTTAATATACCACCTGTATGTCCAGTATGTAAGGGTAATTTGTCAAGCCTCCGTAGCCCTCCTGTAGCAATCCCAACACCATTTATAAATGGAGTGAAAAGACCCTGTTCTGTCGTGGTCAAACCAACAGTGGGTAGCTTTCTTAG ggACTATAAAAGTGGTTCTAATTTGCATACAGGTGTCACTGATTCAAAAG GTTGTGTACACAATTACGATGAAGAAGGTATACACACAGACACAGATTCAACCACATGGGAACAGAGCCTAGCGATACCAATTGTAGACCTTGTAGATGAAGTACTTAAAGACATCTGGGATGAGAGGCTATGCAACATGATCAGCGAACCAAACTGGCAAATAGACAG ATATCATCCAGATTTGCATAATTGTTTTGATTTTGTCATTAACTTCTTGAATTGCGTTCAGTTCAACAATTGGAAAGTAAAGTGCAATGAACCTATAACAAAGTCGCAGTTTTCAACAGAATATATTGTGCCAGCTACAAGCAAGGCTGCACGTTATATATCATTATATCGTAGCATAGAACGGTATGGCCCAGTCATCCAGCAACAATTAGGATAG